The Stenotrophomonas rhizophila genome has a window encoding:
- a CDS encoding ParA family protein — MRIWAIANQKGGVGKTTTTLALGRGLAALGHRVLLIDLDPHSSLTRAFGVPLDPPPAGVLELFGTPPAELGSLAHHSQVPGLDFICAQAALATLERRSANQPGLGLALQHAMTRHQGQHDYILLDCAPTLGLLMINALAAADRLIIPTQAEPLALHGLDGMVRTGEMVERSRRRPLPMSILPTLFDRRTRAGNETVKQMQDRHGHRVWEDAIPVDTRICNAASLTVPATSDEYPGRGLAAYRRALEWILADDALQMERAA; from the coding sequence ATGCGTATCTGGGCAATCGCCAACCAGAAGGGCGGCGTGGGCAAGACCACCACCACCCTCGCGCTCGGCCGCGGCCTGGCCGCCCTGGGCCACCGCGTGCTGCTGATCGACCTCGATCCGCACTCCTCGCTGACCCGCGCTTTCGGCGTGCCGCTGGATCCGCCGCCGGCCGGCGTACTGGAGCTGTTCGGCACCCCGCCGGCCGAACTGGGCAGCCTGGCCCACCACAGCCAGGTGCCCGGCCTGGACTTCATCTGCGCGCAGGCCGCGCTGGCTACGCTCGAACGGCGCAGCGCCAACCAGCCCGGCCTGGGCCTGGCCCTGCAGCACGCGATGACCCGCCACCAGGGCCAGCACGACTACATCCTGCTCGACTGCGCGCCCACGCTGGGCCTGCTGATGATCAACGCACTTGCCGCGGCCGACCGCCTGATCATTCCGACCCAGGCCGAGCCGCTGGCCCTGCACGGCCTGGATGGCATGGTGCGGACCGGCGAGATGGTCGAGCGTTCGCGCCGCCGCCCGCTGCCGATGTCGATCCTGCCGACCCTGTTCGACCGCCGCACCCGCGCCGGCAACGAAACCGTCAAGCAGATGCAGGACCGCCACGGCCACCGCGTGTGGGAAGACGCCATTCCGGTGGACACGCGCATCTGCAACGCCGCCAGCCTGACCGTGCCGGCGACCTCCGACGAGTACCCGGGCCGTGGCCTGGCCGCGTACCGGCGTGCGCTGGAATGGATCCTCGCCGACGACGCGCTGCAGATGGAGCGCGCGGCATGA
- the motD gene encoding flagellar motor protein MotD, whose protein sequence is MARRKAHEEHANHEAWAIPYADLMTLLLAFFVVMYAISSLNEGKYRVMADALTTAFGGAPRTINPVQVGNQQVQGGGWDSPSVIKAGNRVGPSAPSPSNDPTLLPAMASQMRMPVSVHNQQQLQAAERQLNSIADRLTATLAPLIDRGMITVRRTELWIEVEINSDILFTTGSATLDVHARDTLSSLAQVLHDAPNGVRVEGHTDDVPIATALFPSNWELSAARAASVVHLFADQGVQPARLAMVGYGQFRPREDNTSAQGRNRNRRVMVIILADTAQGTDPLGPQLTAETGTAPAPATPSPVSPLAPVQLPPVPAGSRVGAAVPPAMKE, encoded by the coding sequence ATGGCCCGCCGCAAAGCCCACGAAGAGCACGCCAACCATGAGGCCTGGGCGATTCCCTACGCCGACCTCATGACGCTGCTGCTTGCCTTCTTCGTGGTCATGTACGCCATCTCCTCGCTCAACGAAGGCAAGTACCGGGTCATGGCCGACGCCCTGACCACCGCCTTCGGTGGCGCGCCGCGCACCATCAACCCGGTGCAGGTCGGCAACCAGCAGGTGCAGGGTGGCGGCTGGGACAGCCCCTCGGTGATCAAGGCGGGCAACCGCGTTGGCCCGTCGGCACCGTCGCCCAGCAACGACCCCACCCTGCTGCCGGCGATGGCCTCGCAGATGCGCATGCCGGTGTCTGTGCACAACCAGCAACAGCTGCAGGCCGCAGAGCGCCAGCTCAACAGCATCGCCGACCGCCTCACCGCCACGCTGGCCCCGCTGATCGACCGCGGCATGATCACCGTGCGCCGCACCGAGCTGTGGATCGAAGTGGAGATCAACAGCGACATCCTGTTCACCACCGGCTCGGCCACGCTCGACGTGCACGCACGCGACACCCTGTCTTCGCTGGCCCAGGTGTTGCACGACGCGCCCAACGGCGTGCGCGTGGAAGGCCACACCGATGATGTGCCGATCGCCACCGCATTGTTCCCGTCCAACTGGGAACTGTCGGCCGCGCGTGCGGCCAGCGTGGTGCACCTGTTCGCCGACCAGGGCGTGCAGCCGGCGCGGCTGGCGATGGTCGGCTATGGCCAGTTCCGCCCGCGCGAAGACAACACCAGCGCGCAGGGCCGCAACCGCAACCGCCGGGTGATGGTCATCATCCTGGCCGACACCGCGCAGGGCACGGACCCGCTGGGCCCGCAGCTCACCGCCGAAACCGGCACCGCGCCGGCGCCGGCCACGCCCTCCCCCGTTTCCCCCCTCGCCCCGGTGCAGCTGCCACCGGTGCCGGCCGGCAGCCGCGTTGGCGCCGCCGTTCCCCCCGCAATGAAGGAGTAA
- a CDS encoding chemotaxis protein CheA: MSMDLQRFHATFFEESREGLDAMEAGLLALESGQQDPEIINSVFRAAHSIKGGAGTFGFDAIAALTHVLETLLDELRAGKRALEAAAVDAMLSSVDVLRALLREAEHGQPADPQAVAAVKARLEAVLSGQAPSAAAPVAAKVDDTPEAWQIGFVPAPSLFMSGNDPLRIIRELEHLGSLQVAARLERLPGFDQLDPLEAHLAWDLGLVGKVPRSKIEDTFAWVVDDCELDIRPAAPPSLATSAPAAAAPTAPVAAPAAPAAAAAAAPAATSEAETSIRVAVEKVDALINLVGELVITQAMLKQVSHALDPVHAEQLFAGLDLLERNTRDLQEAVIGVRMLPVDAVFRRFPRLVRDLSSRLGKHVRLRTIGEGTELDKGLIEKIADPLVHLVRNSIDHGLEMPDVRRDAGKDETGTITLAASHQGGHIVIEVSDDGRGLNRDKILAKALERGLAVPDNPTDAQVWDLIFQPGFSTADAVTDLSGRGVGMDVVRRNIQALGGEVQLESRAGNGTRVLIRLPLTLAILDGMTVAVAGETVILPLAYVLEALQPQPEDVRSMAGEGRVLRVRGEYLPILSLSEYYGFGRRTTDDSLVVVVEGDGQKIALEVDELVGQQQVVVKNIENNYRRISGVSGATILGDGRVALIVDIGGLVRSLRVPQAA; encoded by the coding sequence ATGAGCATGGACCTGCAACGCTTCCACGCCACCTTCTTCGAGGAAAGCCGCGAGGGCCTGGACGCGATGGAAGCGGGCTTGCTGGCACTGGAATCGGGCCAGCAGGATCCGGAAATCATCAACTCGGTGTTCCGCGCCGCGCACTCCATCAAGGGCGGCGCCGGCACCTTCGGCTTCGACGCCATCGCCGCGCTGACCCACGTACTGGAAACGCTGCTGGACGAACTGCGCGCCGGCAAGCGCGCGCTGGAAGCGGCGGCCGTGGATGCCATGCTGTCGTCGGTGGACGTGCTGCGCGCCCTGCTGCGCGAAGCCGAACACGGCCAGCCGGCCGACCCGCAGGCGGTGGCCGCGGTCAAGGCACGCCTGGAAGCGGTGCTGTCCGGCCAGGCGCCGAGCGCCGCCGCGCCGGTTGCCGCCAAGGTCGATGACACCCCTGAAGCGTGGCAGATCGGTTTCGTGCCGGCGCCATCGCTGTTCATGAGCGGCAACGATCCGCTGCGCATCATCCGCGAACTGGAACACCTGGGCTCGCTGCAGGTCGCCGCGCGACTGGAACGCCTGCCCGGCTTCGACCAGCTCGACCCGCTCGAAGCCCACCTGGCATGGGACCTGGGCCTGGTCGGCAAGGTGCCGCGCAGCAAGATCGAAGACACCTTCGCCTGGGTCGTGGACGACTGCGAACTGGACATCCGTCCGGCCGCACCGCCGAGCCTGGCCACCAGCGCCCCGGCCGCCGCCGCGCCTACCGCCCCCGTGGCCGCCCCGGCAGCGCCTGCCGCCGCAGCCGCGGCCGCACCGGCTGCCACCAGCGAAGCGGAAACCTCCATCCGCGTCGCCGTGGAAAAGGTCGATGCGCTGATCAACCTGGTCGGCGAACTCGTCATCACCCAGGCCATGCTCAAGCAGGTCTCGCACGCCCTGGACCCGGTGCATGCCGAGCAGCTGTTCGCCGGCCTGGACCTGCTGGAACGCAACACCCGCGACCTGCAGGAAGCGGTGATCGGCGTGCGCATGCTGCCGGTGGACGCGGTATTCCGCCGCTTCCCGCGCCTGGTCCGCGATCTCTCCTCGCGCCTGGGCAAGCACGTGCGCCTGCGCACCATCGGCGAAGGCACCGAGCTGGACAAGGGCCTGATCGAAAAGATCGCCGATCCGCTGGTGCACCTGGTGCGCAACTCGATCGACCACGGCCTGGAAATGCCCGACGTCCGCCGCGACGCCGGCAAGGACGAAACCGGCACCATTACCCTGGCCGCATCGCACCAGGGCGGTCACATCGTCATCGAAGTCAGCGATGACGGCCGTGGCCTGAACCGCGACAAGATCCTAGCCAAGGCGCTCGAACGCGGCCTGGCCGTGCCGGACAACCCCACCGATGCGCAGGTCTGGGACCTGATCTTCCAGCCCGGCTTCTCCACCGCCGATGCCGTCACGGATCTGTCTGGTCGTGGCGTGGGCATGGACGTGGTCCGCCGCAACATCCAGGCGCTGGGTGGCGAAGTGCAGCTGGAAAGCAGGGCCGGCAATGGCACCCGCGTGCTGATCCGCCTGCCGCTCACCCTGGCCATCCTCGACGGCATGACCGTGGCGGTGGCGGGCGAAACCGTGATCCTGCCGCTGGCGTACGTGCTCGAAGCGCTGCAGCCGCAGCCGGAAGACGTGCGTTCGATGGCCGGCGAAGGCCGTGTGCTGCGCGTGCGTGGCGAGTACCTGCCGATCCTGTCGCTGAGCGAGTATTACGGCTTCGGCCGCCGCACCACCGATGATTCGCTGGTGGTGGTGGTGGAAGGCGATGGCCAGAAGATCGCGCTGGAAGTGGACGAACTGGTCGGCCAGCAGCAGGTGGTGGTCAAGAACATCGAGAACAACTACCGGCGTATCAGCGGTGTGTCCGGTGCGACCATTCTCGGGGACGGCCGCGTTGCGCTGATCGTGGATATCGGTGGCCTGGTGCGTTCGCTGCGGGTGCCGCAGGCGGCGTAA
- a CDS encoding flagellar brake protein, with translation MSEGSLDPHDASHAAHDDGTDDRYLVRNPRQIRQLLQALIDQRSLINAHLGGRDQSFPTAILELDEDDDWLLLDGSPSEPANRAAEDAGHLLCFAQLDRVMVRFRLDHLERTGGHRHVAFRVPFPTELVHLQRRELYRLETPFTDSPHLLFPINEDRSEALHLRVVDISGGGLAVTVPVDCNVFSIQKRYDARLDMPESGPLQISLIVCNQLAVKLPSGVEMKRIGMRFDGLPRGGDSAIQRYIFRIDRQRSARKNGE, from the coding sequence ATGTCCGAAGGCAGCCTTGACCCCCATGACGCATCCCATGCCGCCCATGATGACGGCACGGACGATCGTTACCTGGTCCGCAACCCCCGGCAGATCCGCCAGCTGCTGCAGGCGCTGATCGACCAACGCTCGCTGATCAACGCGCACCTGGGCGGTCGCGACCAGTCCTTCCCGACCGCGATCCTGGAACTGGACGAAGACGACGACTGGCTGCTGCTCGACGGCAGCCCGTCTGAGCCGGCCAACCGCGCCGCCGAAGACGCCGGCCACCTGCTCTGCTTCGCGCAGCTGGACCGTGTCATGGTCCGCTTCCGGCTGGACCACCTGGAACGCACTGGCGGCCACCGCCACGTCGCCTTCCGCGTACCCTTCCCCACCGAGCTGGTGCACCTGCAGCGCCGCGAACTCTATCGGCTGGAAACCCCGTTCACCGACTCCCCGCACCTGCTGTTCCCGATCAACGAGGACCGCAGCGAAGCCCTGCACCTGCGCGTGGTGGACATCAGCGGCGGCGGCCTGGCCGTGACCGTGCCGGTGGACTGCAACGTCTTCAGCATCCAGAAGCGCTACGACGCCCGCCTGGACATGCCCGAAAGCGGCCCGCTGCAGATCTCGCTGATCGTCTGCAACCAGCTGGCGGTCAAGCTCCCCAGCGGCGTGGAAATGAAGCGCATCGGCATGCGTTTCGATGGCCTCCCGCGCGGCGGCGACAGCGCCATCCAGCGTTACATCTTCCGCATCGACCGCCAGCGCAGCGCCCGCAAGAACGGCGAGTAG
- a CDS encoding methyl-accepting chemotaxis protein — protein MKWFHDLPISRKLAVGFALTTLMTVALGVFALVRLNSLNAELAAMASNDIPSVQHLGEVRAQLGEFRTFELAQLSMLDQPDKVADYNKRMDATAKTVRDELGAYAALPAGEKEKGLYSKVAADLEAYFAANAEMRAAVAAADGVLAQQISDEKSRPARRKMFDDLKELGAFSSGLMQAKIAEANATHRSSVVAIITSIVLLSLLAVAMGVVIARAVTRPIRQAMQAIQAVARGDLSVNIASSTTADEAGRMLAATRDMTLMLRRYSSETQQMVEMHAGPDISHRIPEDFPGVYGQLAVGVNTVIFEHLDSIKDAINVLNQYAAGDLSQNARRLPGTRAILHESMDAAKASLLAINTQIQTLAQAAAAGDFSQRGDALRFDHDFRVMIEHLNTMMEVADGNLSQLSHLLQAIANGDLTARMHGQFHGVFATMRDDANTTVAQLTQIVSRIQHASGSISTAAGEIASGNNDLSRRTEQQAANLEETAASMEELTSTVRQNAEHARQANQLAIGAHSVASQGGEVVGKVVSTMHEIDASSRRIADIITVIDGIAFQTNILALNAAVEAARAGEQGRGFAVVASEVRTLAQRSASAAKEIKGLIDESVGKVAEGSALVNQAGATMGEIVASVQRVTDIMAEISAASQEQSAGIEQVNQTVMQMDETTQQNAALVEEATAAARSMEEQAGHLTDAVSLFKLEGQAAPVVAAAPAARHAAPARPRAPAAPVRRAAVREPVLANEGDWQEF, from the coding sequence ATGAAGTGGTTCCATGATCTGCCCATCAGCCGCAAACTCGCGGTCGGGTTTGCCCTCACCACCCTGATGACGGTCGCGCTGGGCGTGTTCGCCTTGGTGCGGCTGAACAGCCTCAACGCCGAGCTCGCCGCGATGGCGAGCAACGACATTCCGTCCGTGCAGCACTTGGGCGAAGTCCGCGCGCAGCTGGGTGAGTTCCGCACCTTTGAACTGGCCCAGCTGAGCATGCTGGACCAGCCGGACAAGGTCGCCGACTACAACAAGCGCATGGATGCCACCGCCAAGACCGTGCGCGACGAGCTGGGCGCCTACGCCGCTCTGCCCGCCGGCGAGAAGGAGAAGGGCCTCTACAGCAAGGTCGCCGCCGACCTCGAGGCCTACTTCGCCGCCAACGCCGAGATGCGCGCGGCCGTTGCCGCCGCTGATGGGGTGCTGGCCCAGCAGATCTCCGATGAGAAGTCGCGCCCGGCGCGCCGCAAGATGTTCGACGACCTCAAGGAGCTCGGCGCCTTCAGCAGCGGCCTGATGCAGGCGAAGATCGCTGAAGCCAACGCCACCCACCGCAGCAGCGTGGTGGCCATCATCACCAGCATCGTGCTGCTGTCGCTGCTCGCCGTGGCGATGGGCGTGGTGATCGCGCGCGCGGTGACCCGGCCGATCCGCCAGGCCATGCAGGCCATCCAGGCCGTCGCTCGTGGCGACCTGTCGGTGAACATCGCCTCCAGCACCACCGCAGATGAAGCCGGCCGCATGCTGGCGGCCACCCGCGACATGACCCTGATGCTGCGCCGCTACTCCAGCGAAACCCAGCAGATGGTCGAAATGCACGCCGGCCCGGACATCAGCCACCGCATCCCGGAAGACTTCCCGGGCGTGTACGGCCAGCTGGCCGTGGGCGTGAACACGGTGATCTTCGAGCACCTGGACTCGATCAAGGACGCCATCAACGTGCTCAACCAGTACGCGGCCGGCGACCTGTCGCAGAACGCGCGCCGCCTGCCGGGCACCCGCGCGATCCTGCACGAATCGATGGACGCAGCGAAGGCCAGCCTGCTGGCGATCAACACCCAGATCCAGACCCTGGCCCAGGCTGCGGCCGCCGGCGACTTCAGCCAGCGCGGCGATGCCCTGCGCTTCGACCACGACTTCCGGGTCATGATCGAGCACCTCAATACCATGATGGAAGTCGCCGACGGCAACCTGTCGCAGCTGTCCCACCTGCTGCAGGCCATCGCCAACGGCGACCTCACCGCACGCATGCACGGCCAGTTCCACGGCGTGTTCGCAACCATGCGCGACGATGCCAACACCACCGTGGCCCAGCTGACCCAGATCGTCAGCCGCATCCAGCACGCCTCGGGCAGCATCAGCACCGCCGCCGGCGAGATCGCCTCGGGCAACAACGACCTGTCGCGCCGTACCGAACAGCAGGCCGCCAACCTGGAAGAAACCGCCGCCTCGATGGAGGAACTGACCTCCACCGTACGCCAGAACGCCGAACACGCCCGCCAGGCCAACCAGCTCGCCATCGGCGCGCACTCGGTGGCCTCGCAGGGCGGCGAAGTGGTCGGCAAGGTGGTCAGCACCATGCACGAGATCGACGCCTCCTCGCGCCGCATCGCCGACATCATCACCGTCATCGACGGCATCGCGTTCCAGACCAACATCCTGGCCCTGAACGCGGCGGTGGAAGCCGCCCGCGCCGGCGAACAGGGCCGTGGCTTCGCCGTGGTCGCCTCCGAAGTGCGCACCCTGGCCCAGCGCTCGGCCAGCGCCGCCAAGGAAATCAAGGGCCTGATCGACGAGTCGGTCGGCAAGGTCGCCGAAGGCTCGGCCCTGGTCAACCAGGCCGGTGCCACCATGGGCGAGATCGTGGCCTCGGTGCAGCGCGTGACCGACATCATGGCCGAGATCTCGGCCGCCTCGCAGGAACAGTCGGCCGGCATCGAGCAGGTCAACCAGACCGTGATGCAGATGGACGAAACCACCCAGCAGAACGCGGCGCTGGTCGAAGAAGCCACGGCCGCCGCCCGCTCCATGGAAGAACAGGCCGGCCACCTCACCGATGCGGTGTCGCTGTTCAAGCTCGAGGGCCAGGCGGCCCCGGTCGTCGCCGCTGCACCGGCCGCGCGCCACGCCGCCCCGGCCCGCCCGCGTGCCCCGGCCGCGCCGGTCCGCCGCGCGGCGGTGCGCGAACCCGTACTGGCCAACGAAGGCGACTGGCAGGAGTTCTGA
- a CDS encoding flagellar motor protein, whose amino-acid sequence MDRLSLIGLFLALASLVGGSILKGAGLASLWSPAAFVIVIVGTLAAILLHTSPAVFKHAFKIVRWVVRPPASDRAELIRQIVEWSNIARRQGLLGLEAQVDAQDDPFLRKGLQLLVDGVEPETIRHMMEIELGSQESQDLAASKVFEGMGIYAPTLGIIGAVLGLIAVMKNLADPSKLGHGIAAAFTATIYGIASANLLFLPVSAKLKSVIHHNSRDREMIIEGLISIAQGENPRNIETNLSGFLH is encoded by the coding sequence ATGGACAGACTCAGCCTCATTGGACTTTTCCTCGCCCTGGCCTCGCTGGTCGGCGGCAGCATCCTCAAGGGTGCCGGGCTGGCGTCGCTGTGGTCCCCTGCCGCCTTCGTGATCGTCATCGTCGGCACCCTGGCCGCCATCCTGCTGCACACCTCGCCGGCCGTGTTCAAGCACGCCTTCAAGATCGTGCGCTGGGTCGTGCGCCCGCCGGCCAGCGACCGTGCCGAGCTGATCCGCCAGATCGTGGAATGGAGCAACATCGCCCGCCGCCAGGGCCTGCTCGGCCTGGAAGCCCAGGTCGACGCGCAGGACGACCCGTTCCTGCGCAAGGGCCTGCAGCTGCTGGTGGACGGCGTGGAGCCGGAAACCATCCGGCACATGATGGAAATCGAACTGGGCAGCCAGGAAAGCCAGGACCTGGCCGCCTCCAAGGTGTTCGAAGGCATGGGCATCTACGCGCCCACGCTGGGCATCATCGGCGCCGTGCTCGGCCTGATCGCGGTGATGAAGAACCTGGCCGACCCGAGCAAGCTCGGCCACGGCATCGCCGCTGCGTTCACCGCCACGATCTACGGCATCGCCTCGGCCAACCTGCTGTTCCTGCCGGTGTCGGCCAAGCTCAAGAGCGTGATCCACCACAACAGCCGCGACCGCGAAATGATCATCGAAGGCCTGATCTCGATTGCCCAGGGCGAGAACCCGCGCAACATCGAGACCAACCTGTCGGGGTTCCTGCACTGA
- a CDS encoding chemotaxis protein CheW: MNSTGVLDDYLEELLGDAVPVTAVAIADAEDANGAPAFDTPTSPGAPAAMALLDELMNDPALGPVVEAAAPAAAFDTPTSPGAPAHLALLDELLNDPALGPVEVAATPDASRPSWDDLPAEALHDIVPVAVAAPVRAPVPAAVPAPVARTAPPPPPPVAAPRPVAPAPVPAPSGRPSSWQELQAQARNPASSPRGDRRAAERTSRWLRLRCGPQAYALELLKVQEVVLPVPLLPLRGTPSAMLGIMNLRGQVVPVMDLGIHLGTGPASDDANTRIVVLEEDGETMGLRVSAVEDVANLTDSQIEPPDTARICQISNDLFRGVARVTAQPMILLDATQLLN; this comes from the coding sequence ATGAACAGCACCGGCGTACTCGACGACTATCTCGAGGAACTGCTCGGCGATGCCGTGCCGGTGACCGCCGTGGCGATCGCCGACGCGGAAGATGCCAACGGCGCACCCGCCTTCGATACCCCGACCTCACCGGGCGCACCGGCCGCCATGGCGTTGCTGGACGAACTGATGAACGACCCGGCACTGGGTCCCGTGGTGGAGGCTGCTGCTCCGGCTGCGGCGTTTGATACGCCCACCTCGCCGGGTGCGCCGGCCCATCTTGCCCTGCTGGATGAACTGCTCAACGACCCGGCCCTGGGCCCGGTCGAGGTGGCCGCTACACCGGACGCCTCGCGCCCCAGTTGGGACGATCTGCCAGCGGAAGCGCTCCACGACATTGTGCCGGTGGCCGTGGCGGCGCCCGTGCGCGCACCGGTCCCGGCCGCTGTCCCGGCACCGGTCGCCCGCACTGCACCGCCGCCGCCCCCACCCGTGGCAGCACCGCGCCCGGTGGCACCCGCTCCCGTTCCCGCCCCCTCCGGCCGCCCCAGCAGCTGGCAGGAGCTGCAGGCCCAGGCCCGCAACCCGGCCTCCAGCCCCCGCGGCGATCGCCGCGCCGCCGAGCGCACCTCGCGCTGGCTGCGCCTGCGCTGCGGCCCCCAGGCCTACGCGCTGGAGCTGCTGAAGGTGCAGGAGGTGGTGCTGCCGGTACCGCTGCTGCCGCTGCGCGGCACCCCGTCGGCGATGCTGGGCATCATGAACCTGCGCGGCCAGGTGGTGCCGGTGATGGACCTGGGCATCCACCTGGGCACCGGTCCCGCCAGCGACGACGCCAACACCCGCATCGTGGTGCTGGAAGAGGACGGCGAGACCATGGGCCTGCGCGTATCGGCCGTGGAAGACGTGGCCAACCTCACCGATTCGCAGATCGAACCGCCCGATACGGCGCGGATCTGCCAGATCTCCAACGACCTGTTCCGCGGCGTGGCCCGGGTCACGGCCCAGCCGATGATCCTGCTGGATGCCACGCAGCTGTTGAATTGA
- a CDS encoding STAS domain-containing protein, translating into MSTVALGDDLGIETSTELKTRLAPLVDQGGDLTLDASQVGRIHTASVQVLCAFVEARRLAGHPTAFDGCTATFRDAARLLGVTQALGLDATHDNLKSVENAA; encoded by the coding sequence ATGAGCACTGTGGCCCTGGGTGATGATCTCGGAATCGAGACCAGCACCGAGCTCAAAACACGCCTGGCCCCCTTGGTGGACCAGGGCGGCGACCTGACGCTGGATGCCAGCCAGGTGGGCCGTATCCATACCGCGTCGGTGCAGGTCCTGTGCGCGTTCGTCGAGGCCCGCCGCCTGGCCGGCCACCCGACCGCGTTCGACGGCTGCACGGCCACCTTCCGCGATGCCGCGCGCCTGCTCGGTGTCACCCAGGCCCTGGGCCTGGACGCAACCCATGACAACCTGAAATCTGTGGAGAACGCGGCATGA
- a CDS encoding response regulator — protein MSARILVVDDSASMRQMVSFALTSAGFSVEEAEDGAVALGRAKGQRFNAVVTDVNMPNMDGISLIRELRQLPDYKFTPMLMLTTESAADKKSEGKAAGATGWLVKPFNPEQLVATVQKVLG, from the coding sequence ATGAGCGCACGTATCTTGGTGGTGGACGATTCGGCGTCAATGCGCCAGATGGTTTCCTTCGCCCTCACCTCGGCCGGCTTTTCCGTCGAAGAAGCCGAAGACGGCGCCGTCGCCCTGGGCCGGGCCAAGGGCCAGCGCTTCAACGCGGTGGTGACCGACGTGAACATGCCGAACATGGACGGCATCTCGCTGATCCGCGAGCTGCGCCAGCTGCCGGACTACAAGTTCACCCCGATGCTGATGCTGACCACCGAATCGGCCGCCGACAAGAAGTCCGAAGGCAAGGCGGCTGGTGCAACCGGCTGGCTGGTCAAGCCGTTCAACCCGGAACAGCTGGTCGCGACCGTCCAGAAAGTCCTGGGCTGA